The Pseudosulfitobacter pseudonitzschiae nucleotide sequence GGCCTGACGTCAGCGGGGAAAGAGACAATCACACCTCAGGCCGGGGTAATGCACCAACGCCGATCCAATGTAACGGTAGCAAAATAGTGGCCAAGTCCGCCACGCCAACGACGCCCAGTGAACTTCGGATCAGCAAGTATGACAGTCGCTCCGGTGCTGCCACACTGCCGCACGTCACTTTTTCGGAGTGGCTGGAATTAGCCGGGTGTGTCCGGTGCCGCCACGGGAGTTCCCAGAACTTGCAAACCCCACTCTTTCCGCATTGCCGCCACTTAGGTCAGCGCATGTTGCAACTGCAGCGAATTTCAAATTCGTCCTGTATTGCATCGATAGCCACATTGTCAGCCCGCCCTGCTTAGCCTGGATCACTCTGCCATCCTGAATTCCCGTTCAAGAATTGCCCGCGCGCGCTCAATGCCCTCCGGCGTCAATGTCAGTGATTTCGCCTTGCACCTCGGATTCTCGATCAGACTTTTGTCATGGAGCCGGTCGGTGATGGCCCAATCGACCCCCTTCCAGATCTGATCGCCGTAGTGCAACGTGAGGCTGAGAATCGCCAGCGCCGCATCATCGATTTTGTCGGTGTCGAGTGCCATCTTCCCCTCGTTTTCTTGTTTGGGCCGGTTTTGTGCAGTGTCGCCGGGCTTCATGCATATCCCCGCCGCTTCTTTACCGCGGCGAGCTTCATCAGCGCGGTAACGGCGCGCCCTTCATCCGGATGCTGCTCAATCATCATCTGCCCATGAGCCCCTATATGGCCCCATTCACGTACAAGGTTGGCGCCACCAAAGAGATCAGGCTGAATACTCATGCCGTAAAACCGCCGCATATTGCAGGCAGGATCGATCCGCCGCATCTGCAGGTCTGTCGGGAAGGTTTCCAGTTGAGCGATGGTATCGAACATATCGTGATCCAGCGGGCTTCCGTATCACAATATCAGTTGGAAGATCATGCTTCCACCTTGATTTCCCCACAAGGTGAAGGGGGCTCACGCCCACTTCTCGAACTTCATGACCGGTACGCCGAGCCTCGAAGCCTTGTCAGCGAGGTTCTCCTGGATGAAGGCTTGAACAATCGGATCGAAGGATCGCGCAGGCCAACGCGGAAACGACAAAAAATCCACGGGCGGTTCAAATCAGCCCGACAGGCGCAGAGATTTCTGTGGATGCTGATAGGGACGCCGTAGGATCGGGGCCCCTTCCCTTCAGTCTGCCATGCCGTAGGTGGCGATATCCACCTTCGAGAAGATATACTCGTTCAGAAGGGCGATGATGGCATCCTGGTCCAAGATATCCACCTCGGCCAGGCGGGCCTTCCAAGTTTCCTGCTTCTCCATGAACTCGGCCAGCAGGCGTCTGGCGGATCGATGCGGAAGCGTTCGGCGGCGTTGGCGGGCAGATCCTGCAAGAAGCTGGTGTTGTAGCTGTCCAGCGCGGCGGCCAGGTCCGCTTCGGGGGCGCCGACCTCGACGCCCTCCATCCGTCCGCCATGCAGCCCCTCGTTGCCCTGCTGCTCATAGCCGATCTCCATCCGCGCCAGCGAAAGGATCATCTGCTCCATCAAGATTGCGCGGGTCTCTTCGGGCAGACCTCGCCAGAACGATTT carries:
- a CDS encoding DUF6429 family protein yields the protein MKPGDTAQNRPKQENEGKMALDTDKIDDAALAILSLTLHYGDQIWKGVDWAITDRLHDKSLIENPRCKAKSLTLTPEGIERARAILEREFRMAE
- a CDS encoding WGR domain-containing protein, whose translation is MFDTIAQLETFPTDLQMRRIDPACNMRRFYGMSIQPDLFGGANLVREWGHIGAHGQMMIEQHPDEGRAVTALMKLAAVKKRRGYA